In one window of Accipiter gentilis chromosome 28, bAccGen1.1, whole genome shotgun sequence DNA:
- the NFU1 gene encoding NFU1 iron-sulfur cluster scaffold homolog, mitochondrial isoform X2, giving the protein MLKDDNLTTPRSFHQLAQKKPFLPFAVWHNAVRGMFIQTQDTPNPNSLKFIPGKEVLESRTMEFSTPAAAFCSPLARQLFKIEGVKSIFFGPDFITITKESEDLDWNLLKPDIYATIMDFFASGLPVVTDEAPRTDTAASEEDDEVVLMIKELLDTRIRPTVQEDGGDVIYKGFEDGIVQLKLQGSCTSCPSSIITLKNGIQNMLQFYIPEVEGVEQVVDDDDNLEKEANST; this is encoded by the exons ATGTTAAAAGATGATAATTTGACAACTCCACGGTCTTTCCACCAACTTGCACAAAAGAAACCATTTCTTCCATTTGCTGTATGGCATAATGCAG taaGAGGCATGTTTATTCAAACTCAGGACACACCAAATCCAAATAGTTTGAAGTTTATTCCAGGGAAGGAAGTGCTGGAGTCAAGGACTATGGAGTTTTCCACACCAGCTGCAGCATTTTGCTCACCTTTAGCAAG GCAGTTATTCAAAATTGAAGgagttaaaagtattttctttggaCCAGACTTCATCACAATCACCAAG GAGAGTGAAGACCTGGATTGGAATTTACTGAAACCAGATATTTATGCAACTATAATGGATTTCTTTGCCTCTGGCCTACCTGTAGTTACTGATGAGGCACCTAGGACAGATACAG ctGCATCAGAAGAAGATGATGAAGTTGTACTGATGATTAAAGAACTGCTGGATACAAGAATAAG GCCGACAGTGCAAGAAGATGGTGGTGATGTTATTTATAAAGGCTTTGAGGATGGGATTGTGCAGCTGAAGTTGCAGGGTTCGTGCACCAGCTGTCCCAGTTCCATCATCACCTTGAAGAACGGGATACAGAACATGCTCCAGTTCTACATCCCTGAAGTAGAAGGCGTGGAACAG
- the NFU1 gene encoding NFU1 iron-sulfur cluster scaffold homolog, mitochondrial isoform X3 has product MFIQTQDTPNPNSLKFIPGKEVLESRTMEFSTPAAAFCSPLARQLFKIEGVKSIFFGPDFITITKESEDLDWNLLKPDIYATIMDFFASGLPVVTDEAPRTDTAASEEDDEVVLMIKELLDTRIRPTVQEDGGDVIYKGFEDGIVQLKLQGSCTSCPSSIITLKNGIQNMLQFYIPEVEGVEQVVDDDDNLEKEANST; this is encoded by the exons ATGTTTATTCAAACTCAGGACACACCAAATCCAAATAGTTTGAAGTTTATTCCAGGGAAGGAAGTGCTGGAGTCAAGGACTATGGAGTTTTCCACACCAGCTGCAGCATTTTGCTCACCTTTAGCAAG GCAGTTATTCAAAATTGAAGgagttaaaagtattttctttggaCCAGACTTCATCACAATCACCAAG GAGAGTGAAGACCTGGATTGGAATTTACTGAAACCAGATATTTATGCAACTATAATGGATTTCTTTGCCTCTGGCCTACCTGTAGTTACTGATGAGGCACCTAGGACAGATACAG ctGCATCAGAAGAAGATGATGAAGTTGTACTGATGATTAAAGAACTGCTGGATACAAGAATAAG GCCGACAGTGCAAGAAGATGGTGGTGATGTTATTTATAAAGGCTTTGAGGATGGGATTGTGCAGCTGAAGTTGCAGGGTTCGTGCACCAGCTGTCCCAGTTCCATCATCACCTTGAAGAACGGGATACAGAACATGCTCCAGTTCTACATCCCTGAAGTAGAAGGCGTGGAACAG
- the NFU1 gene encoding NFU1 iron-sulfur cluster scaffold homolog, mitochondrial isoform X1, with the protein MAAARWLGAAAGLGGRFCRTMLKDDNLTTPRSFHQLAQKKPFLPFAVWHNAVRGMFIQTQDTPNPNSLKFIPGKEVLESRTMEFSTPAAAFCSPLARQLFKIEGVKSIFFGPDFITITKESEDLDWNLLKPDIYATIMDFFASGLPVVTDEAPRTDTAASEEDDEVVLMIKELLDTRIRPTVQEDGGDVIYKGFEDGIVQLKLQGSCTSCPSSIITLKNGIQNMLQFYIPEVEGVEQVVDDDDNLEKEANST; encoded by the exons ATGGCGGCCGCGCGGTGGCTCGGCGCGGCTGCGGGGTTGGGCGGCCG gtTCTGTCGTACGATGTTAAAAGATGATAATTTGACAACTCCACGGTCTTTCCACCAACTTGCACAAAAGAAACCATTTCTTCCATTTGCTGTATGGCATAATGCAG taaGAGGCATGTTTATTCAAACTCAGGACACACCAAATCCAAATAGTTTGAAGTTTATTCCAGGGAAGGAAGTGCTGGAGTCAAGGACTATGGAGTTTTCCACACCAGCTGCAGCATTTTGCTCACCTTTAGCAAG GCAGTTATTCAAAATTGAAGgagttaaaagtattttctttggaCCAGACTTCATCACAATCACCAAG GAGAGTGAAGACCTGGATTGGAATTTACTGAAACCAGATATTTATGCAACTATAATGGATTTCTTTGCCTCTGGCCTACCTGTAGTTACTGATGAGGCACCTAGGACAGATACAG ctGCATCAGAAGAAGATGATGAAGTTGTACTGATGATTAAAGAACTGCTGGATACAAGAATAAG GCCGACAGTGCAAGAAGATGGTGGTGATGTTATTTATAAAGGCTTTGAGGATGGGATTGTGCAGCTGAAGTTGCAGGGTTCGTGCACCAGCTGTCCCAGTTCCATCATCACCTTGAAGAACGGGATACAGAACATGCTCCAGTTCTACATCCCTGAAGTAGAAGGCGTGGAACAG